The following coding sequences lie in one Pseudomonas svalbardensis genomic window:
- the napA gene encoding nitrate reductase catalytic subunit NapA has translation MSMTRREFVKAQAAAIAAAAAGLPIVTDASNLVTEADMVTLDWNKAPCRFCGTGCSVMVATKDNRVVATHGDVKAEVNRGLNCVKGYFLSKIMYGVDRLTQPLLRMTNGQYDKQGEFQPISWEKAFDIMELKFKEALKSKGPGSVGMFGSGQWTVWEGYAANKLMKAGFRSNNIDPNARHCMASAVMGFMRTFGMDEPMGCYDDIEATDAFVLWGSNMAEMHPVLWSRVTDRRLSQPHVKVAVLSTFEHRSFELADIPMVFKPQTDLMILNYIANHIIESGAVNQDFITKHTRFAQGADDIGYGLRPDDPLEMKAKNAAKANTWTDISFEQYAAFVKPYTLERTAKETGVPVERLKSLAELYADPKRKVVSFWTMGFNQHTRGVWANNLIYNIHLLTGKISEPGNSPFSLTGQPSACGTAREVGTFSHRLPADLVVTNPKHRAIAEKIWKLPAGTIQEKPGFHAVEQSRMLKDGVLNVYWTQASNNMHAGPNIMQEVLPGWRNPDNFVIVSDVYPTVSAQAADLILPSAMWVEKEGAFGNAERRTQFWHQLVTAPGDAKSDLWQLLEFSKRFTTDETWPAELLAKSPEHKGKTLFEVLYKNGQVDQFPVEQMEAGYKNDEAKAFGFYLQKGLFEEYAQFGRGHGHDLATFDRYHSERGLRWPVVDGKETRWRYREGLDPYVEKGSEVQFYGYPDKKAIIFALPYEPPAEAPDADYPFWLSTGRVLEHWHTGTMTQRVEELYKAVPDALVYMHPEDAKALKARRGSEVKLISRRGEIRARIETRGRNKPPPGLVFVPFFDANKLINKVTLDATDPISKQTDYKKCAIRIELISVA, from the coding sequence CGCGCCGCGAATTCGTCAAAGCCCAGGCCGCCGCCATTGCAGCCGCCGCTGCTGGCCTGCCGATTGTTACCGACGCCAGCAACCTGGTGACCGAAGCGGACATGGTCACCCTGGACTGGAACAAGGCGCCCTGCCGTTTCTGCGGCACCGGGTGCAGCGTGATGGTCGCGACCAAGGACAACCGCGTGGTCGCCACCCACGGCGACGTCAAGGCAGAGGTCAACCGCGGACTGAACTGCGTGAAGGGCTATTTCCTTTCGAAGATCATGTATGGCGTTGATCGCCTGACCCAACCGCTTTTGCGCATGACGAATGGCCAGTACGACAAGCAAGGCGAATTCCAGCCGATCAGCTGGGAGAAGGCCTTCGACATCATGGAACTGAAGTTCAAGGAAGCCTTGAAAAGCAAAGGTCCCGGGTCGGTCGGCATGTTCGGCTCCGGGCAATGGACCGTGTGGGAAGGCTATGCCGCCAACAAGCTGATGAAGGCAGGCTTTCGCAGCAATAACATCGACCCCAACGCCCGCCATTGCATGGCCTCGGCGGTGATGGGTTTCATGCGCACCTTTGGCATGGATGAGCCGATGGGGTGCTACGACGACATCGAAGCCACCGACGCTTTTGTGCTCTGGGGCTCGAACATGGCCGAGATGCACCCGGTGCTCTGGAGCCGGGTCACCGACCGCCGCCTGAGCCAGCCTCACGTGAAAGTGGCCGTGCTGTCGACCTTCGAACATCGCAGTTTCGAGCTGGCCGACATCCCCATGGTGTTCAAGCCGCAAACCGACCTGATGATCCTTAACTACATTGCCAACCACATCATTGAAAGCGGCGCGGTGAACCAGGATTTCATTACTAAACACACCCGATTTGCCCAAGGTGCCGACGACATCGGATACGGCCTGCGCCCCGACGATCCACTGGAAATGAAGGCAAAAAATGCCGCCAAGGCCAACACCTGGACCGACATTTCCTTCGAACAATACGCAGCGTTCGTCAAACCTTACACGCTGGAGCGAACCGCCAAGGAGACAGGCGTTCCGGTCGAACGGCTCAAGAGCCTGGCCGAGTTGTATGCCGACCCCAAGCGCAAAGTCGTGTCGTTCTGGACCATGGGTTTCAACCAGCACACTCGCGGCGTCTGGGCCAACAACCTGATCTACAACATCCATCTGCTCACCGGAAAAATCAGCGAGCCGGGCAACAGCCCTTTCTCACTAACCGGCCAGCCGTCGGCCTGTGGTACGGCGCGCGAAGTCGGGACCTTCTCTCACCGCTTGCCCGCCGACCTGGTGGTGACCAATCCCAAGCACCGCGCCATCGCCGAAAAAATCTGGAAGCTGCCCGCCGGCACCATTCAGGAGAAGCCTGGTTTTCACGCGGTAGAACAGAGTCGCATGCTCAAGGACGGCGTGCTCAACGTTTACTGGACCCAGGCCAGCAACAACATGCACGCCGGGCCGAACATCATGCAGGAAGTCCTGCCGGGCTGGCGCAACCCGGATAATTTCGTGATTGTCTCGGATGTCTACCCCACCGTTTCCGCGCAAGCCGCTGACCTGATTCTGCCCAGCGCCATGTGGGTGGAAAAGGAAGGTGCCTTCGGCAACGCCGAGCGGCGTACGCAATTCTGGCATCAATTGGTGACCGCACCGGGGGACGCCAAGTCGGACCTGTGGCAGTTGCTGGAGTTTTCCAAGCGCTTCACCACCGATGAAACCTGGCCCGCCGAGTTACTGGCCAAGTCTCCTGAGCACAAGGGCAAAACCCTGTTTGAAGTGCTTTACAAGAACGGCCAGGTTGACCAGTTCCCGGTCGAGCAAATGGAAGCCGGATACAAAAATGATGAAGCCAAAGCGTTTGGCTTCTACCTGCAAAAAGGTTTGTTCGAGGAGTACGCCCAGTTCGGTCGCGGCCACGGGCATGACCTTGCCACGTTCGACCGCTATCACAGCGAACGAGGACTGCGCTGGCCGGTGGTGGACGGCAAGGAAACCCGCTGGCGTTACCGCGAGGGGCTCGACCCCTACGTGGAGAAAGGCAGCGAGGTGCAGTTCTACGGTTACCCGGACAAGAAGGCGATTATCTTCGCCCTCCCCTACGAGCCGCCAGCCGAAGCCCCGGATGCCGATTACCCGTTCTGGCTGAGCACCGGACGCGTCCTCGAACACTGGCACACCGGCACCATGACCCAACGCGTCGAGGAACTGTACAAAGCGGTGCCGGACGCGTTGGTCTACATGCACCCCGAAGATGCCAAGGCCTTGAAGGCGCGGCGTGGCAGTGAAGTGAAGTTGATCAGCCGCCGCGGTGAAATCCGTGCACGCATCGAGACCCGCGGGCGTAACAAGCCTCCGCCAGGACTGGTTTTCGTACCGTTTTTCGATGCCAACAAGCTGATCAACAAAGTCACGCTCGATGCCACCGACCCGATCTCCAAGCAGACCGACTACAAAAAATGCGCGATACGAATTGAGTTGATCAGCGTGGCCTGA
- a CDS encoding nitrate reductase cytochrome c-type subunit gives MPLRTLPLLLLAAIGVVMAAEVNYPLDAPGPDGRRPGGTLTQSMPAPPIANEENKDLKRERNYPDQPPTIPHTIRGYQIDQNGNKCLSCHSRANSARTQATMISITHYMDRDGQALAAVSPRRYFCNQCHVPQTEVLPLVGNSFETIDKILQDDANAAQKP, from the coding sequence ATGCCTTTGCGAACCCTGCCGTTGCTCCTGCTCGCTGCGATTGGCGTGGTGATGGCTGCAGAAGTCAATTACCCCCTCGATGCACCCGGGCCGGATGGGCGCCGGCCCGGTGGCACCTTGACCCAGAGCATGCCGGCCCCGCCCATTGCCAATGAAGAAAACAAGGACCTGAAGCGCGAACGCAATTACCCGGACCAGCCTCCCACCATCCCCCATACCATTCGCGGTTATCAGATCGACCAAAACGGCAACAAGTGCCTGTCCTGTCACAGCCGTGCCAACAGCGCGCGGACCCAGGCAACGATGATCAGCATCACCCACTACATGGACCGCGACGGCCAAGCGTTGGCGGCGGTGTCACCGCGCCGGTACTTCTGTAACCAATGCCACGTGCCGCAAACAGAAGTGCTGCCTTTGGTGGGCAACAGCTTCGAAACGATCGACAAAATATTGCAAGACGACGCCAATGCCGCGCAGAAACCCTGA
- a CDS encoding cytochrome c3 family protein — MKALFALLKDYWGILRRPSLYYSLGFLTLGGFIAGIIFWGGFNTALELSNTEKFCISCHEMRDNVFVELKDTIHYTNRSGVRASCPDCHVPHEWTHKIARKMQASKEVWGKIFGTIDTRDKFLMLRRELAEHEWARLKANDSRECRNCHNFEFMDFTRQSKRASAMHSTSLANGEATCIDCHKGIAHKLPDMSGVKGW; from the coding sequence ATGAAAGCACTGTTCGCCCTGCTTAAGGATTACTGGGGCATTCTGCGTCGTCCGAGCCTCTACTACAGCCTGGGCTTTCTGACACTGGGGGGCTTTATCGCCGGGATCATTTTCTGGGGTGGCTTCAACACCGCGCTGGAGCTGAGCAATACCGAAAAATTCTGCATCTCCTGTCATGAGATGCGTGACAACGTTTTCGTCGAGCTGAAGGACACGATCCACTACACCAACCGATCCGGCGTGCGCGCCAGTTGCCCGGACTGCCACGTGCCCCACGAATGGACCCACAAGATCGCGCGCAAGATGCAGGCTTCAAAAGAGGTATGGGGCAAGATTTTCGGCACCATTGATACACGCGACAAATTCCTCATGCTGCGTCGCGAACTGGCCGAACATGAGTGGGCAAGGCTTAAGGCCAACGACTCTCGCGAATGCCGTAATTGCCACAACTTCGAGTTCATGGATTTTACCCGCCAGAGCAAGCGCGCTTCGGCCATGCACTCGACTTCATTGGCCAACGGTGAGGCCACCTGCATCGACTGCCATAAGGGCATCGCTCACAAGCTGCCCGATATGAGCGGAGTGAAAGGCTGGTAA
- a CDS encoding class I SAM-dependent methyltransferase gives MPAPESTLLDSWHHNAQSWIEAIRTGAIESRLKVTDQAILLAVLSRQPERVLDLGCGEGWLLRALAERGIKAVGVDGDATLVEAARAAGSSAVHLASYEALVEAKVDIGRDYGLICANFALLHQDIIPLLAAMNALLAPGGALVIQTLHPWTAAAGDYQDGWREETFNGFKGQWQPMPWYFRSLSSWLNALDMAGFQLAVLQEPQHPQSPVPQSLLLVAEPRGSLLFSNSLPAPTA, from the coding sequence ATGCCCGCCCCCGAATCCACCCTCCTCGACAGCTGGCACCACAACGCCCAATCCTGGATCGAAGCCATCCGCACCGGCGCCATCGAAAGCCGCCTCAAGGTCACCGACCAGGCAATCCTGCTGGCGGTGCTGAGCCGCCAGCCCGAGCGCGTGCTCGACCTGGGCTGCGGCGAGGGCTGGCTGTTGCGTGCGCTGGCTGAACGGGGCATCAAGGCGGTCGGTGTGGATGGCGATGCGACGCTAGTCGAGGCGGCGCGGGCGGCGGGCTCTTCGGCGGTACATTTGGCGAGCTATGAAGCGTTGGTGGAGGCGAAGGTGGACATCGGCCGCGACTACGGCCTGATCTGCGCCAACTTCGCCCTGCTGCACCAGGACATCATCCCTCTGCTCGCCGCCATGAACGCCCTGCTCGCCCCTGGCGGCGCGCTGGTGATCCAGACGCTGCATCCGTGGACCGCGGCGGCGGGCGACTATCAGGATGGCTGGCGGGAAGAGACCTTCAATGGATTCAAGGGGCAATGGCAACCCATGCCGTGGTATTTCCGCTCCTTGTCCAGTTGGCTCAATGCGCTGGACATGGCCGGTTTTCAGCTGGCCGTCCTGCAGGAACCGCAGCACCCGCAAAGCCCTGTGCCGCAGTCATTGCTGTTGGTGGCCGAGCCGCGGGGTTCGCTACTCTTCAGTAATTCCCTTCCCGCACCAACCGCCTGA
- a CDS encoding eCIS core domain-containing protein, producing MPPITTRLVALFVLCLTLEVPAQTSVCPAGETQVCLDGCICLPVPDGIYQIATPALAMWLTQARADAASAGIQPIPPHIREQLLRWYDPGVLDTARYKVSDNGQFNAATAMLQNPDVGAVTLIDIILFRDAQTAEQDIALWAHELKHVQQYQEWGVEGFAQRYTQDFNAVEAPAYAIQAEVRRLVREGNY from the coding sequence ATGCCGCCCATCACCACGCGCCTGGTGGCGCTGTTTGTTCTTTGCCTGACTCTTGAAGTGCCAGCCCAGACCAGCGTCTGCCCAGCTGGCGAGACACAAGTGTGCCTGGACGGCTGCATCTGCCTGCCAGTACCTGATGGCATCTACCAGATCGCGACACCGGCCCTGGCGATGTGGCTGACCCAGGCCCGCGCTGACGCAGCCAGCGCCGGCATCCAACCCATTCCACCGCACATCCGGGAACAACTGCTGCGCTGGTACGACCCCGGCGTCCTCGATACCGCGCGCTACAAAGTGAGCGACAACGGCCAATTCAACGCCGCCACTGCCATGCTGCAAAACCCCGATGTCGGTGCCGTGACGCTGATCGACATCATCCTCTTCCGGGACGCTCAAACCGCAGAACAGGACATCGCGCTCTGGGCGCACGAATTAAAGCATGTGCAGCAGTATCAGGAATGGGGGGTAGAAGGATTTGCCCAGCGGTATACACAGGATTTCAATGCTGTGGAGGCGCCGGCTTATGCCATACAGGCTGAGGTCAGGCGGTTGGTGCGGGAAGGGAATTACTGA
- a CDS encoding DHCW motif cupin fold protein: MKVTWPDAYDWSTVEPVQYVGQTGTAYWRTCQFGSTRVRMVEYSPGYLADHWCWRGHILLCLEGELHTELEDGRLFTLTAGMSYQVGSNAEGHRSFSTTGAKLFVVD, from the coding sequence TTGAAGGTGACATGGCCGGACGCTTACGATTGGTCGACTGTCGAACCTGTTCAGTATGTTGGACAGACGGGTACCGCCTATTGGCGTACCTGCCAGTTTGGTTCAACGCGTGTGCGGATGGTTGAATACAGTCCCGGATATCTGGCCGATCACTGGTGCTGGAGAGGTCATATCCTGTTGTGTCTGGAAGGCGAGTTGCACACGGAGCTGGAGGATGGTCGTCTGTTCACGCTCACCGCCGGGATGAGCTATCAGGTGGGCAGCAACGCTGAGGGGCATCGATCTTTCAGCACCACCGGTGCCAAGTTGTTCGTCGTGGATTAA
- the tnpA gene encoding IS66-like element accessory protein TnpA encodes MRQRSSYPKPFKAQVVQECLQPGATVSSVAIAHGINANVIRKWLPLYRHTSVAALPAFVPLKAPPKRPSEASAIIEIPVGEQAIAVKWPVSDPDGCARFIRELAK; translated from the coding sequence ATGCGCCAACGAAGCTCTTATCCCAAACCGTTCAAAGCCCAGGTCGTTCAGGAATGCCTTCAGCCCGGGGCCACCGTTTCAAGCGTTGCCATCGCTCACGGCATCAACGCCAACGTCATTCGTAAATGGCTGCCGCTTTACCGGCATACCTCAGTTGCCGCGTTGCCTGCGTTTGTCCCGTTGAAGGCTCCGCCTAAGCGGCCGTCGGAGGCATCGGCGATCATCGAGATACCCGTTGGCGAACAAGCCATCGCAGTGAAGTGGCCAGTTTCCGATCCTGATGGGTGCGCTCGATTTATTCGAGAGCTTGCCAAGTGA
- the tnpB gene encoding IS66 family insertion sequence element accessory protein TnpB (TnpB, as the term is used for proteins encoded by IS66 family insertion elements, is considered an accessory protein, since TnpC, encoded by a neighboring gene, is a DDE family transposase.), whose product MIRIDAIWLATEPMDMRAGTETALARVIAVFGAAKPHCAYLFANRRANRMKVLVHDGIGVWLAARRLNQGKFHWPGIRQGCEMELDAEQLRALVLGLPWQRVGVGGVITLL is encoded by the coding sequence GTGATCCGCATAGACGCCATCTGGCTCGCCACCGAGCCCATGGATATGCGCGCGGGTACCGAGACTGCGCTGGCCAGAGTGATCGCAGTATTCGGTGCGGCGAAGCCGCACTGTGCTTATCTGTTTGCCAATCGCAGGGCTAACCGAATGAAAGTCCTGGTTCATGACGGAATTGGTGTTTGGCTGGCGGCACGGCGGTTGAACCAAGGCAAATTCCACTGGCCAGGCATTCGCCAAGGTTGCGAGATGGAGCTGGATGCCGAGCAACTTCGGGCGTTGGTGCTCGGTCTACCTTGGCAACGTGTTGGCGTTGGCGGCGTAATTACACTGCTTTAA
- the tnpC gene encoding IS66 family transposase, which yields MTSLPNLDQMTPDQLRALAAQLMSKVDTMGRKIHRDQTIIEQLTHEIAILKRHRFAKRSEQISPEQGSLLDDLLNTDLEAIDAELTALLPAPAPEEARQKPKRAPLPPQFPRTVIHHEPESTQCTCGCQLQRIGEDISEKLDYTPGVFTVEQHVRGKWACRQCETLIQAPVPAQVIDKGIPTAGLIAHVLVAKFADHLPLYRQEKIFGRAGLAIPRSTLAQWVGQTGVQLQPLVDALREAVLAQQVVHADETPVQMLAPGEKKTHRAYVWAYCTTPFSALKAVVYDFSPSRAGEHARNFLGAWNGKLVCDDFAGYKAGFEKGMIEIGCMAHARRKFFDLHVANKSQLAEQALHSIGGLYEVERQVRDMSDGDRCRIRQEKAAPLAKALHDWMLAQRDLVPNGSATAKALDYSLKRWVALTRYLVDGAVPIDNNPVENQIRPWALGRSNWLFAGSLRSGKRAAAIMSLIQSARMNGHDPYAYLKDVLTRLPTQRASEIDQLLPHQWVSA from the coding sequence ATGACTTCCTTGCCCAACCTCGACCAAATGACCCCCGACCAACTGCGCGCCCTCGCTGCGCAGTTGATGTCGAAGGTCGACACCATGGGCAGAAAGATCCACCGCGATCAAACCATCATCGAACAGCTGACCCACGAGATCGCGATCCTCAAGCGGCACCGGTTTGCCAAACGCAGCGAGCAGATCAGTCCTGAACAAGGCAGCTTGCTCGACGATCTGCTCAACACCGACCTTGAGGCTATCGACGCCGAGCTGACGGCACTGCTTCCGGCTCCTGCTCCAGAAGAGGCGCGCCAAAAACCAAAGCGCGCGCCACTGCCGCCGCAGTTTCCACGCACCGTCATTCATCACGAACCAGAAAGCACTCAGTGCACTTGCGGCTGCCAACTCCAGCGCATCGGCGAGGACATCAGCGAGAAGCTCGATTACACGCCGGGCGTGTTCACTGTTGAACAGCATGTGCGTGGGAAGTGGGCCTGCCGTCAGTGCGAAACACTGATCCAGGCACCGGTACCGGCCCAAGTGATCGACAAGGGCATCCCAACTGCGGGCCTGATCGCGCATGTGTTGGTGGCGAAGTTCGCTGACCACTTGCCGCTGTATCGGCAGGAGAAAATCTTCGGGCGCGCTGGTTTAGCGATCCCGCGCTCCACACTAGCTCAATGGGTTGGACAAACAGGTGTACAGCTTCAGCCATTAGTTGATGCCTTGCGAGAAGCCGTCCTGGCGCAGCAAGTTGTCCACGCCGATGAGACGCCGGTGCAGATGCTTGCGCCCGGAGAGAAGAAAACTCACCGCGCTTATGTCTGGGCTTACTGCACCACGCCGTTTTCGGCGCTTAAGGCAGTGGTTTATGACTTCAGCCCGAGCCGCGCCGGTGAGCATGCGCGTAACTTCCTCGGCGCGTGGAATGGCAAGCTGGTGTGCGACGACTTTGCTGGTTACAAAGCTGGGTTTGAGAAAGGCATGATCGAAATCGGCTGCATGGCTCACGCCCGCCGCAAGTTTTTCGATCTGCATGTCGCGAATAAAAGTCAGTTGGCAGAACAGGCGCTGCACTCGATTGGCGGTTTGTACGAAGTTGAGCGGCAAGTGCGAGACATGAGTGATGGAGATCGCTGTCGAATACGGCAAGAAAAAGCGGCGCCGCTGGCCAAAGCACTGCACGACTGGATGTTGGCCCAGCGCGATCTTGTGCCCAATGGATCAGCAACGGCCAAAGCCTTGGATTACAGCCTTAAACGCTGGGTAGCGCTGACGCGCTACCTGGTCGATGGGGCGGTGCCCATAGACAACAATCCAGTCGAAAACCAGATCAGGCCGTGGGCACTTGGACGCTCGAACTGGTTGTTTGCTGGATCGCTTCGCAGCGGCAAACGGGCAGCGGCGATTATGAGTTTGATCCAGTCGGCACGTATGAATGGGCACGATCCGTATGCCTATCTCAAAGATGTGCTGACGCGGCTGCCGACGCAGCGGGCGAGTGAGATCGACCAACTGCTGCCGCATCAGTGGGTATCTGCCTGA
- a CDS encoding winged helix-turn-helix transcriptional regulator, producing the protein MVEDASPQRSECPVARTLEAIGDRWSLMIIRDAFDDIRRFSEFQKSLGVAKNILASRLKTLVEVGVFDVRPASDGSAYKEYVLTDKGREIFPVVVSMRQWGERFLFEPQETRSVLIDNESGQPLMPIDVRSSSGQKLGPSDCHRVRLVDGES; encoded by the coding sequence ATGGTCGAAGACGCTTCACCGCAACGCAGCGAATGCCCGGTAGCAAGGACACTGGAGGCAATTGGGGATCGATGGTCGCTCATGATCATCCGCGACGCTTTTGATGACATTCGCCGGTTCAGCGAATTTCAAAAGAGCTTGGGCGTGGCCAAAAATATTCTGGCATCGCGACTGAAAACGTTGGTCGAGGTCGGGGTATTCGACGTTCGACCGGCGTCAGATGGAAGCGCCTACAAGGAGTACGTCCTTACGGACAAAGGACGGGAGATCTTTCCGGTTGTGGTCAGTATGAGGCAGTGGGGTGAACGGTTCCTGTTCGAGCCGCAGGAGACGCGTTCTGTGCTGATAGACAACGAGTCCGGCCAGCCGCTGATGCCGATTGATGTTCGCTCATCAAGCGGTCAAAAACTTGGACCGTCTGACTGCCACAGAGTGAGACTTGTTGACGGCGAGTCGTGA
- a CDS encoding MFS transporter translates to MTADADSATKRFSGQPPGLLHSDTGESSRTDRSPGLSPSLTLLFSVTCALAVANVYFAQPLLASMAESLGVASGLIGVVVTATQVGYALGLLFIVPLGDLVNRKRLILTQVLLSAVALAAVGAAQQWLALLGAMIVMGLLAVVVQVLVAYAAVLATPSQRGQAVGTVTSGIVLGILLARFTSGLIADIAGWRAVYFVSSGLMLTIAAVLWRVVPVTAPPRRQDSYLALIKSVFKLFITERTLRARGLLALLIFAAFSVLWTSMVLPLSAPPLSLSHTAIGMFGLAGVAGALAARRAGRWADQGLGQRVTGISLGLLTLSWLPITFAETSLIALVCGVVLLDFAVQAVHVTNQSLIFAARPDAQSRMVGAYMCFYSVGSALGAAAATQVYALWGWIAVSLLGALISATALVLWFLTFHFSTTNQGRSA, encoded by the coding sequence ATGACAGCAGATGCCGACTCAGCCACCAAACGGTTCTCCGGGCAGCCTCCGGGATTGCTGCATTCGGATACCGGAGAAAGCAGCAGGACCGACCGGTCTCCGGGGCTTTCCCCGTCGCTCACGTTATTGTTTTCTGTCACCTGCGCACTTGCAGTAGCCAATGTTTACTTTGCCCAACCCTTGCTCGCCTCAATGGCTGAGAGCCTGGGCGTCGCCTCAGGATTAATCGGGGTCGTGGTGACGGCCACTCAGGTTGGATACGCGTTGGGGTTGCTGTTCATCGTTCCACTGGGCGATTTGGTAAACCGTAAACGGCTGATTCTGACTCAGGTACTGCTGTCTGCGGTTGCACTCGCGGCGGTCGGCGCAGCACAGCAATGGCTGGCCCTGTTGGGTGCCATGATCGTGATGGGCTTACTGGCAGTGGTTGTTCAGGTGCTTGTGGCATATGCCGCCGTGCTGGCAACGCCATCACAACGGGGGCAGGCAGTGGGAACCGTAACCAGCGGAATTGTCCTGGGCATTCTTCTGGCGCGGTTTACCTCTGGGCTGATTGCGGACATCGCGGGCTGGCGCGCCGTTTATTTCGTTTCCTCAGGATTGATGCTGACCATCGCGGCGGTGCTGTGGAGAGTGGTTCCTGTCACGGCGCCTCCAAGGCGCCAAGACTCCTACCTGGCGCTCATAAAGTCGGTCTTCAAACTGTTTATCACCGAACGCACTTTACGCGCCAGGGGCCTTCTGGCCTTACTGATCTTTGCCGCTTTTTCCGTGCTGTGGACCTCCATGGTGCTGCCGTTGAGCGCCCCGCCGCTGTCGCTTTCACACACTGCCATCGGCATGTTTGGATTGGCCGGCGTCGCCGGTGCCCTTGCTGCCAGAAGAGCCGGTCGCTGGGCCGATCAAGGTTTGGGACAACGAGTTACCGGCATTTCGCTGGGGCTCCTGACGCTTTCCTGGTTGCCCATCACTTTTGCCGAGACGTCCTTGATCGCGCTGGTCTGCGGAGTGGTCTTGCTCGACTTCGCGGTGCAAGCAGTACACGTCACCAACCAGAGCCTCATTTTTGCTGCACGACCCGACGCCCAAAGTCGCATGGTCGGCGCATACATGTGCTTCTACTCGGTCGGGAGTGCGCTGGGGGCCGCAGCCGCGACCCAGGTTTATGCGCTTTGGGGCTGGATAGCAGTAAGCCTGCTGGGCGCCTTGATCAGCGCTACTGCCTTGGTTCTGTGGTTTCTCACGTTTCATTTTTCAACGACCAATCAAGGAAGATCAGCATGA
- a CDS encoding EamA family transporter, translating into MKARHLLLAISITAIWGVNFSVIKLGLTTVDPFILAGIRFTLCALPAIFFIPKPDVQWRYIIGYGLVFGIGLWGVVNLGIKSGLSAGIASLVLQFSAFFTILLGSWVFKESISRFQYAGMGLALCGLLSIVSIVDGTVTMAGLILVLLGAVAWSAANVINKKARTTQVFAFLVWSSAFSPIPLFALDYAVNGSTGYSALVSQLDYRAVLSILFQVYPNTLFGYWVWNSLMKRYPVSTVAPLSLLVPVFGLLGSVMIFNETLSLNKIVAVVLIVSGLGVGLYGQRVLSALLKRSDRCPS; encoded by the coding sequence ATGAAAGCCAGGCACCTACTACTCGCCATCTCGATTACTGCCATTTGGGGCGTGAATTTCTCGGTTATCAAACTGGGGCTCACCACCGTTGACCCATTCATTCTTGCCGGCATTCGCTTCACGCTATGCGCACTCCCGGCGATCTTTTTCATTCCGAAACCTGATGTGCAGTGGCGCTACATCATTGGTTACGGCCTGGTCTTCGGTATCGGACTTTGGGGCGTCGTTAACCTTGGCATCAAGTCTGGTCTCTCCGCAGGCATCGCTTCGCTGGTGCTTCAGTTCAGCGCGTTTTTCACCATCCTGCTGGGTTCATGGGTATTCAAGGAAAGCATTTCCCGCTTTCAGTACGCGGGCATGGGTCTCGCTCTGTGTGGTTTGTTGAGCATCGTCTCCATCGTTGATGGGACAGTAACGATGGCCGGGCTGATCCTGGTGTTGCTGGGAGCGGTCGCCTGGAGTGCGGCCAACGTGATCAACAAAAAAGCCAGGACCACGCAGGTCTTCGCTTTCCTGGTGTGGTCGAGCGCGTTTTCGCCCATCCCTCTTTTCGCGCTTGATTACGCTGTTAACGGCTCGACGGGGTACAGCGCATTGGTGAGTCAACTCGACTACCGCGCCGTCCTGTCGATCCTGTTCCAGGTATACCCCAATACACTGTTCGGCTACTGGGTGTGGAACTCACTTATGAAACGATATCCCGTGTCTACCGTCGCGCCATTGTCATTGTTGGTGCCGGTATTCGGCCTGCTCGGTTCAGTCATGATTTTCAATGAGACCCTGTCACTTAACAAAATCGTTGCAGTCGTTCTCATCGTGTCGGGTCTTGGCGTCGGTTTATATGGACAGCGCGTCCTCAGTGCGTTGCTCAAGCGATCTGACCGATGCCCATCGTGA